The Anaeromyxobacter diazotrophicus genome includes the window CCTCTCGGCGCTCGACGGCTGGTGGGCCGAGGCCTGGACGCCCGAGACGGGGTGGGCGCTCCCGCCCGGCGGCGACGACGCCGCCGACGCGGCCGCGCTCTACCGGCTGCTGGAGGAGGAGGTCGTCCCGATGTTCTACCGCCGGGGGCCGGACGGCGTCCCCGGCGCCTGGGTGACCCGGATGCGCGCCAGCATGGCGCGCCTGGCGCCGCGCTTCAGCGCCAACCGCATGGTCCGCGACTACGCGGAGCGCGTGTACCTGCCCGCGGCGGCGTCCTTCCGGCGCCGCTGCGCGGACGGCGCCCGGCTCGCGCGCGAGCTGGCGCGCTGGGCGGCGGAGCTCGACGCGCGCTGGCGCGAGGTGCGCATCGGGCCGGTCCGGGTGCGCTCGGACGAGCACGGTCACGGCTTCGAGGCCCAGGTGGAGTGCGGCGAGGTGCCGTGCGAGGCGATCCGGGCCGAGGTGTACGCGGACCCCGAGCCCGGCGGCGCGGAGCCGGTGCGCGTCGCCATGACCTGCGGGGCCGCGCTCGCCGGCTCCGCGGAAGGTCACCTCTGGACGGCGCGCGTCGCGACGCGGCGACCCGCCGCCGACTTCACCATTCGCGTGGTACCCAGCCACCCCGAGGCGGCGGTCCCCGCCGAGGCCTGGCACATCGCCTGGCAGCGCTGAGAGGAGGTCGCGATGCAGCTCTCCACCGTGTCGATCGACAAGCCCGAGGACGTGAACGTCATCCTCGGGCAGGCGCACTTCATCAAGACGGTCGAGGATCTCCACGAGGCGCTCGCGGGGGCGTCGCCGCAGCTCCGCTTCGGGGTCGCCTTCTGCGAGTCGAGCGGGCCGCGGCTCGTCCGGCGGAGCGGGAACGACCCGGCGCTGGTCGAGCTCGCCACCCGCGCCGCGCTGGCGGTGGGGGCGGGGCACAGCTTCGTCGTCTTCCTGCGCGAGGGCTACCCGGTCAACGTGCTGAACCAGGTGAAGGCGGTGCCGGAGGTGTGCCGGGTCTTCTGCGCCACCGCCAACCCGGTGCAGGTGGTGGTGGCCGAGACGGAGCAGGGGCGGGGCGTCCTCGGCGTGGTCGACGGCGCGGTGCCGCTCGGCGTGGAGCGCGAGGAGGACGTCCGCGACCGCAAGGAGCTGCTCCGGCGCATCGGGTACAAGCTGTAACCGCGGGTCAGTGGGCCTGGACCGCGCGCGGCGGCCCGGCGCCCGCCAGCTCGCGCGCGCTCATGCGCGCCAGCGCCAGGAAGAAGGCGATGACGAGCGGGCCGGCCAGCACGCCGATGAGCCCGAACATCTCGATCCCGCCGAGGAGCGCCAGGAAGACGAGCCCGGTGTGCATCTCGGCCGAGCCGCCGAGGAGGAGCGGGCGCCCGACGTGCTCGGCGCCGACCACCGCCACCAGGCACCAGGCGGCGAGGCCCAGGCCGGCGCCGAGGTGGCCCGTGACGGAGAGCAGCACCACCGCCGGCACCCACACCGCGAGCGTCCCCACCACCGGCACGAACGAGGCGAGCGCGGTGAGGAGCCCGAAGAAGAAGGCCTGCGGCACCCCGAAGATCGCGTAGCCGAGCCCCGCCGCGACGCCCTGGAACACGGCCGCCACCACCGTGCCGAGCAAGGTCGCCACCGCGACCTTGCGGAACTCCTCGATGAGCTCGCGCGTCTGGCCGCGCCGGAGCGGCGACACGTCGGAGAGCCAGCGCACGACCACGTGCCCGTCGAGGACGAGGAAGTAGAAGGCGCCGAGCAGGATGAGCGTGTGGAAGGCCGCCTCGCCGGAGGCGGCGAGGAGCGACGGCGCGGCGTGCTCCCCCCAGACGCGCGCCTGGTCCATCCAGCCCGCGAGCTGCTCACGCGAGACGTGCGCCAGCGCGAGCGCGTGCGCGAGGACGTCCTGCGCCGGGCCGGGGAGCTGGGCCAGCGAGAGGTCGCTCACCCTCCGCACGCCGAGCGTGTCGCGCAGGAAGGCGAGCCCCGCCATCACCTGCTGGGTGGCGAGCCCGAGGAGCGTCGCGAACGGGGCGATGATGGCCGCGAACACCACCACCGTGAGGAGCCCTCCCGCGGTGCGCCGCCGGCCGCCGAGCAGGCGGGTGGACCACCGCAGGGCGGGCTGGAAGGCGGCCGCCAGCACGGCGGCGATGAAGAGCGGCGCGCGGAACGGCCAGACGACGCAGCCGAGGAGCGCGATCGAGACCCCCAGCAGGACGACGAGCGCGCGGCGAGGCCGCGACCCGTCCTGGCCGCGCGCCTCTGCCGGGCGGGGCGGCGCCTCGTCCGGGCGGGGCTCGAGCGGCAGCTGCGGCTGGTCTTGCATGGAAGCTCCGCGTCGGAGGCGGTGGATAAGCTGCGGCCGGCGGGAGGAGAGGGGAAGAGCGGGTGCGGGACACCCTGGAGCGGATCGCCGAGGACGTGACGCGGTGCCGCGCCTGCCCGCGCCTGGTGGCGTGGCGCGAGGAGGTGGCGCGGGTGAAGCGGCGCGCCTACCGCGCGGAGACCTACTGGGGGCGCCCGGTCCCGGGCTTCGGCGACGCGCCCGCCGCGCTCCTCGTGCTGGGCCTCGCGCCCGGAGCCCACGGCGCGAACCGCACCGGGCGCATGTTCACCGGCGACGCCTCGGGCGACTTCCTCTACGCCGCGCTGCACCGCGCCGGGTTCGCCTCGCAGCCCACCTCCGAGCGCCGCGGCGACGGCCTCACCCTGCGCGGCTGCTACGTGAGCGCGGCCGCGCGCTGCGCGCCGCCGGACAACGCCCCCTCCGCGGAGGAGCTCGCCCGCTGTGCGCCGTTCCTCGACCGCGAGCTCGCCGCGCTGTGGCCGCGCGCGATCCTGGCGCTCGGCGCGGTGGCCTGGGAGGCGGCGCTCGGAGCGCTCGCGCGCGCCGGCATCGAGGTGCCGCGGCCGAGGCCGCGCTTCGCCCACGGCGCGGAGCTCGCGCTCCCGGGCGCGCCGGCGCTGCTCGCGAGCTACCACGTGTGGAGCATGGCACTTTGGCGGCTGCCTGCCTGGCTGCTGTAGGCGAGGAGCGGCCCCGAGCGGCGGACACCCTACGTTGCAGAGGCCCATCTCGCGGCCTTACACTGCGGGTCGCTGCTCGTAGCTACCTAGCCCCGCAACGACCACCAAGCGCCGCAGTTCCTTCCGCTGGAGGTCGTTCGCGTTGCCGCTCCTGCTCGACACCCGCCACGTCATGCTCGCGCTCGGCTGCGGCCCTCGGCTCGCGCGCCGGGTCTGCCGTGAGCGTGGCGTGAGGCTCGGGGCGAGGCGGCTCTTTATCGCGAGCGACGTGCTGGATCGCCTTGCCGGCGGTGGGGTCGGAGGGCGGCTGCCGTCCATCGAGAGCGGCCAGCATACCACTGGCTCCACTGCCGGCCCTTCCATCGACGCGACGCTCTTCGTGGCGCTCGTGCGCGTGCTGCGAAAGGAGCGCCGATGAAGCCTGCTCTTCGACTCGTCCGCCTTCGCCAGGTCCAGCTCGTGAGGAACCGATGAGCGACCACGTCCGAGACGCTGACCCCTCGCGTCCGATCGGCTTGATCGCGGACCTCGGCAAGAGGCGCGGTGACACGCCCTGGCACGACGCAGGGATGGACGCCCGCGCGGAGGCGGCGGCGAGCTACGAGAAGACCTTCGGCCCCGCAGTCGAGCCCATCCAGCCCGCGACGCCGGACACCTCGGGGAAGCTCCGAGCGGAGCTGCTCGTGCAACGCGCGGCCGTGAGCGTCGAGGCGCAGGTCCCGCTCCTGCTCCACGTCCAGAACGGGCACGAGCACGAGGTCCGGGTCCAGAGCGTCACGCTCCACGCATCGCCCGCCGGGAGCGCCCAGCTCTCGCATCTCGACTTCTCCGGGCCTGTCCCGCCTCCCGTAGTCGAGCCTGGGGGTGATGCCCACCTCGCGCTCTCGTGCTCCTTCCTTCACCCGCGCTTCGGCCAGGCTCGCGAGTACGCGGTCGGAGCCAGCGTCCGCTTCACGGACGGCTCGCAGGGCTCGCAGGTCGAGGCCGAGCCCACCACCATCACCGTCCGTCCTATCGCGTAAGGAGAACCCCATCACTTGCCCGTGAACTTCTCGAACCTCTCCCCAAATCCGCAGCAGTGGCCCACCGCCTTCATCCAGCAAGTCGTGGAGATCGACCTCGCGCTCACCGGCCAGGGCGCGAGCGCTCCGCTCTTCGTTCCGCAGAACTTGGGCCTTTCCTCCATCTCGCGCACGTCCGCCGGTCTGTACGTGCTGAATTTCGCGTTCGCCTTCGCCTACGGGCTCCTCAACTGCTCGCCCTGCTTCAAGCCGAGCGGCATCGTCCCGGCGAGCCTCGTGCAGGACGTCGTCGTGGCCGCCGACAACTCGACCAGCACCAGCTCGCCGTCCATCTCGATCCAGGTCGTGGCGAGCACGTCCTCCACGAACCCGACCCTCATCGCGGCGGACCTCGCGGCGAACGACGGCCTCCTCCTCACGCTCCGGTTTAAGAGCGGATGAAGACCTTGAGTGACGCCCACGCAATGACCCGCTTCATCGAGACGCTCCGTCGCGCATGTTCCTCGTGCCGGGAACGCCTCGGCCTCTCGTACCCGGCAGAAGCTCCCCCCGGGCCGTGTCACCTGTGCCCGGAACCCGCAGCGACCACCACAGCTTCACAGACGAAGGAGGACAACGTTGGCTGACAGGAAGAGTGGGCAGAGCAAGACCGGATTCGCGGACGGCGCCAAGGACATCGGGCCGTGGGGTCCGGTCTGCGTCCCGCGCCCTCGCGTCAACATCCCGGACCACGCCACGAGCGACGAGCACGCCGTGAAGCGCGAGCGCGAGAGCATCCTGCGGCGCGACTACGGCCACACGCCCGGAGGGAAGTAAGCCTTGGCCGATCCCGGCATCCTTTCCGACCTCGGTGCGAGCCAGGGCGCTCCTGCCCGCGACTCGGGCGCTTCACCGCCCACAGTCTCGGGCCAGGAGCGGTCAACAGACGAGCATCCTCGCGAGGGCACCGACTTCCGTAGTTGGGAGCGTCGGGTGAAGGACCCGCTCGGTGGCATCTCCGCGACGCCCGCCGTCGAGCGCAGCGCGGACGACCCCATGCAGCGCGCCAGGGACACGCTCTCCGGGAAGGGGACAAGCGCGGCGAAGCGCCATGCGGACCTCGCCCGCCGGGAGGCGACGGTGAAGGCCCAGCGCGAGCAACTGCTGGAGGACGCAACCCGCCTCGCTCAGTTCGCTCATGCACAGGGGGGCGAGGTGCCTGCGCGACTGGCCGCTGCCGCTCGGGAGATGCAGCAGTCCGAGGACGCCCGCGCCTTCAAGCTCTGGGCCCAGGACATCACCGAGAAGGTGAAGGGCTCGCCCGAGTACGAGTTCA containing:
- a CDS encoding adenosine-specific kinase, with protein sequence MQLSTVSIDKPEDVNVILGQAHFIKTVEDLHEALAGASPQLRFGVAFCESSGPRLVRRSGNDPALVELATRAALAVGAGHSFVVFLREGYPVNVLNQVKAVPEVCRVFCATANPVQVVVAETEQGRGVLGVVDGAVPLGVEREEDVRDRKELLRRIGYKL
- a CDS encoding uracil-DNA glycosylase; the encoded protein is MRDTLERIAEDVTRCRACPRLVAWREEVARVKRRAYRAETYWGRPVPGFGDAPAALLVLGLAPGAHGANRTGRMFTGDASGDFLYAALHRAGFASQPTSERRGDGLTLRGCYVSAAARCAPPDNAPSAEELARCAPFLDRELAALWPRAILALGAVAWEAALGALARAGIEVPRPRPRFAHGAELALPGAPALLASYHVWSMALWRLPAWLL
- a CDS encoding AI-2E family transporter, coding for MQDQPQLPLEPRPDEAPPRPAEARGQDGSRPRRALVVLLGVSIALLGCVVWPFRAPLFIAAVLAAAFQPALRWSTRLLGGRRRTAGGLLTVVVFAAIIAPFATLLGLATQQVMAGLAFLRDTLGVRRVSDLSLAQLPGPAQDVLAHALALAHVSREQLAGWMDQARVWGEHAAPSLLAASGEAAFHTLILLGAFYFLVLDGHVVVRWLSDVSPLRRGQTRELIEEFRKVAVATLLGTVVAAVFQGVAAGLGYAIFGVPQAFFFGLLTALASFVPVVGTLAVWVPAVVLLSVTGHLGAGLGLAAWCLVAVVGAEHVGRPLLLGGSAEMHTGLVFLALLGGIEMFGLIGVLAGPLVIAFFLALARMSARELAGAGPPRAVQAH